Below is a window of Cydia strobilella chromosome 8, ilCydStro3.1, whole genome shotgun sequence DNA.
GAGGATGACCGACGAGTTCTGGAACCAGGGCTGAGTGATGATGGTCTTAAATAACGCCTTTGACTCATCCATCCGGTTCtgaaatacgaaaaaaatggTGCGTAAAATTACCtttaatgttagtatatgtacctatgtacctatgtatacctacctatgccTCACGACAGTTGAAATTCGATCATATCTGTCAAGTACCAAAAAATTTAGaacatatatattgtatatagttttgttttttacttaTCAATAAAACTTACCTCATTATTAGATTCGAATAAAATTTGATCATATTCACTAAGAACCCCTAAGAATATGATGGAGGTGACGTTTTCAAAACAGTGGATCCATTTTCTTCTCTCGGATCTCTGGCCCCCTACGTCTACcatcctataaaaaaaaacaactttcaatGGGTCTGGGGGGTTACCCTTGTTCATAAcgattccaaatttcaaatagaTAGCGTAAGAGTCGAGATATTTATCGATGTGGTAGACAGACCGAcggagtcgcaccataagggttcctttttacctttttggtacgtaACCAAAAAAGGCTAGAGTTTAGGGATTGCAGGAGCAATTAGCTTAGTTATGAGTGGTATTACCCGAGGGCCACGGAACGCATGCTTTGAGCATGCACGCTAGGAGACGGAGGCCTATACGTTTGTCTGAATGGGGGCAATACTAGCTTTCTGCAGAACGCTCCAACTTCCTAAATATGAGACATACCTAAATATGATGCCATCAAGATCAAATGGATACTCAAGGATACCAGTAGTGGGCTGACGGGCGCGAAGGATGTCCTGCTCCGTTGGCAGATAGTCCGCCGCTTCTATTCGAGCCAGATCGCTTAAATAACTGAAATGTACAACACATAACTAAACAGAGTATCTATAGGTATCTATAGAGTTGCAGGCAACAGGCGTCAGGCGTACAGACATTCACAAAATAGAAGCAAGACTGAAGACATTGACCTAAAACGTGTCTTGATTTTCGGAGTGGTCGATCCAGTAGGTATTTAATGAATATTGTGCTCAGCATATATGTCGCTCAATCCATTTCAGTATATGAGACGTGTAGATACAAATAACAATACTCTTAattgtccatcggtggaccttattacaaaaggcgaTGGTACAGTCAGAATCAAATGTACCTACTACGCTtaactacgcgtcaaaagtacaAACAATTATAAAcagtggcagatacttttgaacgtGAATTATCTATGtagaagtaaatatttttttaggaaaatATTTAGAGCGTGGCTGATATTTTTGGCGTGTTGTTCTCTCCGTTATTATTGATGATATTAAATTTGTCCACCTACTTACTATTTAGCTGAGTCAGTGAGCTGGTACTCCCGCCTGCGGTCGTAGCACTCCTGAATCCCGCTGTCGTTCCAGAGATCTTTGATCGCCTCCGGGTACGGACTCTCGAACGAGGTTACGCTCTCAAAGTCGATTTCTGATACCAATTCCGCCTTTTCCTGAAAATCATTTATAATGGTTAAACACAGTGCTGTCGCGTAAAAAGTACGTATCAAGTGAAGGTCAATGTTAAGGGACCTTAAGAGCTCTCGATTTGATTCCCAATTCCTCATGTATGTCCAGCGAATTTGAATTGTTTTGGagaaatttatttaacaaagcCCCTACTTTATACGTTGTGTAAACCTAGTGTTGTGTTAGTGTTGTGGTTCTATTTGTGATACTGAAGATAAGCTAGGACATTATGATGCAATGCACCTATATGTCATCATTTTTGTTCAATGAGCAGTTCTGCTTTTGGGACAATTGTCTAGTAAATATCTAATGTGATTCTAGTGCGTATTATGCTTCTGGTTACATATGGAAATGGATTACTAACGTAAGGATCGACCGAATCCATTTGTTTTGCTATAAGGTACATGCACGTTTGTCCATCCTTCTCTGCAGATAGTGCCGTGCAAAAAAAGTCTTGCAATAATTTTTATCTGCAATCATCGCTTACCGTCATAGATGGATTCCCGTATTGTATATTGAGCATATCCATGGCGCGTATCATACTCTGTATCGCCATGAAAATATTCTGGTAGATGTTCTTGACGAAACCTTTTTTGTCATCATCGCTGTAGCCCGCGCCATTGATAATTCTCATCTGCTTGATGAATGTTGACTTGCCCGATTCACCAGTACCTGGTTAACAAGtaggtaaaggatgactcacgttagaccgggccgtgtccggaccggagcttccggcgcttacttttctatgacatggcaggtaatcacgtgatgctttccatagaaaacgaagcgccggaagctccggcccggacacggcccggtctaacatgagtcatccttaagttgATAAACCAATATCCTATAAGTGCTGATGCGCCGTCGGAAAGTTTCTAAAATCGCGAAATTTGTACATGGACAATTTTAGGAAATTTCTCATATGGAGattgaaattttgaaataaaagtttcctttgtttactgtaaaatttttaaactttttggaaactatCAGCCTCTTGCACATCTGTACCTACAAGTATCCTAGACAACTTAACGCGGAAGATCATTTATATAAGTCACATAAACCTCGATATtaagagacgacataccaaacaatgaaattgtcgcaatcccAACCCGTAcaacgcgaccaaaacgtcgtaagcgccgtaaaattcatggcgcttacgcgtttaggtcgatcgcgagattcacgctccgcttctatggtttgatgccaaaacggcagcaactcatggcgcaaaatactggttctataatcataatcatttatttaactccagacaacaatggtccacaataatacaaattaaaaattacaattaaattaaaataggttataaaataaattacaacagGTTATAAATTAGATTAGAATTACATAAATAAGCGAGCATGTGCACTTTATAAtgataataacattgtaaaaaatGTAGACATATTTAATTGTACCATAGGCTCAATAAAATTTTTATTCAGGACTAGTATGTAAATCTAGCCGCGATCTGTCAATATCTAAAAgtgttaatatacctattatgtcatgtttgtcgatacctattcgcaaattctGTGTAACCTTTTACTAATCTGCTGAACTTAAGCcaagataggtactttttcgtgctatatataaagatatgtttaataaaaatggaagctataggtctagactaagagaagaaactgtaacaatattttatgtatgaccgtttgtttcatatttaaataaaataaataaataaataaattaaaaaattacactaaattataaacaatcatTTACTTGCTGGAGCCCGTACATGAACATGTGCCGGCTCTATACGTtatggtcggggagcccaagaggaaTTATTGGAGTCattcgagcgcgtcagattaagatatatgggggataccttgcatcctgttgaGTACCTTTTGAGCACGTATGGTTTGACTTACAATAGATAGAGTTAGCCGTAAGAACAACTAgatactatcaaagatagatataactccgtaatagatggatacagtctaaggaaaaaacgtgcctcgaaaatcacgaaaatttgattttcgatcagatggcgccactagttttggcctacactcgtatagagggcgttgactgtttcgtttgttatttataattttaacgcataccagtgaaagaacatgggtcaaaatcatataaaaataattaatgcaaataaaaaaatcatttatccatatttaaatacattttatcgtatttttataaatatttatttttagttttaaagtgtgtcgacagatggcagtgaatttactggggttacaaaacttactatgacagtaccgctctagtataagttactctatgatactatTTAACAATCGCTGCGCCATCCGATAAGAactataatattgtaaaatatagtgattttagtattttcattaacaaatcaagcatttagatatagtattgtaattgtatgtcactaaccttaattaattttaagttttgttgtacttactaacactatatggatcaaaatgattcgaattaaataaataattgaaattaattgaatagtgattttttagtattttcatcaacaaatcatcaagcatttagatttaaaaaagtgacatttgatgaagtggaactgctgatgatgatcagaatggaactcttcaacaaCGCAtaattcacgtttggcgatgtgtcctcttcgttatgtttgttaaccTTAAATTATCGGTATCGGTTATatttcggtagcttaaaaaaatagaaataggtactaaaattaatactttggcaactaaaggatgactcacgttagaccgggccgtgcccgggccggagcttccggcgcttacttttctatgacatgacaggtgaccacgtgatgctttccatagaaaacgaagcgccggaaactccggcccggacacggcccggtctaacgtgagtcattcttaAAGCGGAGCTTCAAATTATTCCACCAATATCGGCACGGCAATCGgcaccatttttttattatttctaaaaaaagataatattatttttttaatgtcataAATGTAAACAGCTAAATgtaagtagcactttttgagtaggtaggttattgtattaaaaatcgatttacctacttaataaaatacctatgctcgaaatatcaaattttaaagaACCAaacttatgaatattatgatcatTCAAACTATATAAaatcaaaaatctaaaaaaatcaaaaagcatttatttcgttaaatagtacatcataacacttatggttgggacttcctagtaAGTATATAACACCCAATAAACGAATTACCTACCTTCCTAAGATAAATTCTTAGGTCTTAGGtaatcttaataaaaatgtaagtacttaatCTTAATAAACTATGGTCTAATAGCCAATTTTACCACGTCTAGTTTAGATTTAACTTAAACTCGAATTAGTATTTATGACCAGAACCAAGTGCCAAAACCAAAATAAAGTATGCTGGTTTTCTCCACTATGACCTTATGGCAGTCCACACTGGCTGTTAATACAAAGgcgttataattatatagtatCGTGTGAAACAAACGATgtcttattacaaaaaataaaaccaatattcattaaatttagCTGCTTCCCCAATTTAAATACTACCTGAAACGATGTGCTCAATATGATTACTTAGGCGTAAACAACTAGTatatgacaacaaatattaaaaatcatacgcTTTGCAATAATAGatgccaatttattatttagtcgccaaactatcatttcaagatcccaatttttttttgtgacttgaatttgatgccagttttttaaataatataatgctTATATATGGAGCCAATATAAATTTTTAGGctctaaaatattaatgcacggccaaattatattattatatgcccaatgaaagttcttgtttaatattttagttgccaAGTTAATAATAAACCATTAAATACCAGCCAATAATTTATATGGCATTTCAAGCTGTTTTGAGAAGTtggtttttttctattaaatattattctaaCTACTGACtgcttttgttttaaataattatatgctCCTTAAATTTACGAAAGGGCAATTCTCTTCTTCTCATTGAAATGCAGCTAcctaaagttgttttttttttcttcatgtaAACAATCGTCATACAAAAaggtactaaaaaaatatatgtgtatTCCAGGCAGTGTAATTCTATCCATCATGTTTCTTGTGAGTGTTATGCTATCCATCCACCACATAAGGAATGACTAAAACTATAGCTCACCGAGTAGCAGAAGCTTGAGTTCTCTCCTCGCAGCACTTTTGTCCTTCTTGATCGCCTTCTCTATTTCTTGATTGATTCTTTTCTGTTCTTTGGCTTCTTCTGACATACAGCAGTCCATATTATCTGAGGTTTGAGGATCGCAGTCCTTCCTCACGCGCGGGAACCAGTCCTTTCAGCAAGCCTTTCAACAAAGGCACACCACTCTCACAAACACGTTTTTCACATTGGCACCTCGCGTGTTAAACTGACAAGAACTTTCACAATAACACGTATCGACGACACAACGCGCGAATACCATCCGAACGCAacgcttaaataataaaatcgacAATCCGGTCACATGGGTGTGGTAACTTGTTGGTCATATACTATATACACGCTGCTGTCAACTGCCGACATAAACACTGAAATCCGTTTATATACACGAACTTGGAACCTTGTGAAGCGACCGTGTAATCCTATTACTGGTAACTAGATTCAAGAAACCCATGGCTATTCCCCCACTGTGTATTAATAAGATTAAAACTGTGAGCAAATAGCGATTGATGTTACCTAGGTAATCTTC
It encodes the following:
- the LOC134743579 gene encoding G protein alpha q subunit-like, encoding MDCCMSEEAKEQKRINQEIEKAIKKDKSAARRELKLLLLGTGESGKSTFIKQMRIINGAGYSDDDKKGFVKNIYQNIFMAIQSMIRAMDMLNIQYGNPSMTEKAELVSEIDFESVTSFESPYPEAIKDLWNDSGIQECYDRRREYQLTDSAKYYLSDLARIEAADYLPTEQDILRARQPTTGILEYPFDLDGIIFRMVDVGGQRSERRKWIHCFENVTSIIFLGVLSEYDQILFESNNENRMDESKALFKTIITQPWFQNSSVILFLNKKDLLEEKIMTSHLGDYFPEYDGPKQDAQKAMDFILQKFLAENPDPDRQCYSHFTTATDTENIKLVFCAVKDTIMQAALKEFNLA